The genomic interval GATGAAGTTTTAGGTGGACGTCCAGAAGTGAGAAAGTTTAACCTCCCCAGTCGGCAGAGGCTCCAGGCTGGAAAGGATTTGGACTTCCCGAGAAACACAGCTATCGCAGGGAACCGAGAGAAAGTGGCGACACAGAGAGGCCTTTGTCCCGCAGCAGGAGTGACCCGTGGAGGGGGCAGGGCAGCTTTGGGCCCCGGAGGGGACCTCAGGTCCGCTCGGGCCTTCTCGGATGGGCCCCTGGTCTCCGGCGGGGAGCTCGCCCCCGGCCCCCACCAGGGAAGGACACGCCCTGCCCCCGCCTTGAGACCCCCAGGGACCGCGGTCCAGCGAGGCCCCGTCCACGCTGAGGGACCCCGGGTTCGGCCCGGGGTGGACTCCACTGCAGTGGCCCCCCCAGTCCGCCCGGGGCGCTGTGGCTGCGGCTGGTCCGGAGGGGGTGTCGAAGCCTTGGGGAGGGGAaaggtgggaagggaagaggggagtgtGCTGGAGGCGCCGGAGCCGAGCCGGGTCAGCcgggagggcggggaggaggaggagccgggaCGGGCTGGCGGGCGGCCGGGTGGTGGCGGCGGCATGGCGGAGCTAAGCGGGGCCGAGACGAGGCCCCCCATTCGAGTCACCGTCAAGACCCCCAAGGACAAGGAAGAAATTGTGATCTGCGATCGAGCCTCGGTCAAGGAGGTAGTACAGGTTGAGGGGAGGCGGGGAGAGAGGTACGCGAAGGGAGGGGGTGGTTCTGGACGGTCCGGCGCACGGGAGGGCCTCGGAGAGAAGGGCGGGGGCCCAGCGGTCACTTGGAAGAGCGGGAGGGAAGGAAAGGCGGGTAGGGGGCGTCCTGCGAGGGTAAGGTGGGCGAGCGTGGCGCGTGGTGGGCAAGGAAGGCCAGGGTTAGTCTTGTGGCCTGGACTGGGGGCGTGGTGGAGAGTGGGGTGGGGACACCTTGcgcagggaagggggaaggaccCTGGGTTTGAAGGGAGTGTGCGCTCCGGAAACTGGTCGGGGTTGGAGGCGCCGAGGCAGGTCCTGGGTCCGGAGAGAGGGGTCGCGGTGCCTGCTTTGCTCCTGGAAGAATGCCCAGCGTGTTCTGCCGCCTGGGCATTGGGGGCAGGATTTTCCTCTGCCCAGACTCTCCTTGCTCTTTCAAATCTAGGCGGTTACATTTGGTTCTCAGCCCCTCCGGGATTTACACAGAGTGTGTAGTAGGTGTTCAAGAAAACCGTGGAATGAGAGAATGAACATTGCCTGTGTTCgccaccccacccctcacccccgggTGGCTGCTCCAGAATTTCACATAGGAGGGGCTTAAGATAGGCCTTCTGGGTGGGAAGGAGGACCTGGAAGCTGCCTTTGCTTATAGCAAGTGCACTATTTTTATTTAGAGTGTATGTTTGGTTTGATTTTGGGGGAGGGTGATAGATTTGGGAGTCTGACTTCGCAAGCCAGCCTTTAATATCATCACTGCTCCCTCCAACCTTATAAAATGACTACATCCCAGAATTTAAATCCTTTTCTCTGCAAAGCTGGATTTGAAATGAGCTCCAATTGAGAGGCAGTGTTTTTGTTAAGAGGCTGGGGGCTTTGGTGTTAACACCTGAGTCCAGTCTGCCCTGGAAAGTACCTAACCATTCTGATCCCcgttttttctcatctttaaaatgaagataataatgtgTATCTCATGGGACTTAGCCTCTTAACTCATGAATAATTAGTGCCATTATAAATAACTGGGATCTATGTGTTGTAGTTGTTACAAGCATGCTGGGaataaagagggaagagaaactTGGGATCTGAGAAGAGAAGGCTGAAGGAGACAGGTCCTGGGTCCGAGTCTGTTGCAGGAGCTGAGATGGAGAGTGCTGCCCAGGCAGTACCCTCACAGGGAACCAGTCAGAGGGactgaggagggaggagcagataGCAGCAAGGGCTTTCTGGGGTGGGAGACCCTGGGAGAGAGTTGAGAGAGGAGCCTCTGACTGGTCCATCTCCTTGGTTAAGAAAGGAGCTACTTATTACAGCTGGAGGGATGGGGTCAAGATTGCAGAAAGGACTTCTCACAACTAGAGGTGGGAGCAAAAGAATGCTGAGGCTCTTGAAGAAGGGTCCCTAGTGATGGAGTCCAGGCAACCTTTGCAGTGACCTCTGCCTCTTGATCACAGTTCAAAGAGGAAATCTCCCGGAGGTTTAAGGCTCAGCAGGATCAGCTGGTCCTGATCTTCGCAGGCAAGATCCTCAAGGATGGGGACACACTGAACCAGCATGGGATCAAGGATGGGCTCACTGTCCATCTGGTCATCAAGACCCCTCAGAAGTAAGTTCAGGAGAGTAGCAGGTCCAGTTACTGATTGGACCACTTTTCCTCATCTGATACTTTCTCACCCATCACTCAGTATGCCTAGAGGGTGTATGCCAAAGCCTAGGAAAGTAGCTCCTGGATGGGTTGTCAAGCAGGCTTATGGTCTCACCTGTAGGGGAAGGGATCCTGACTTACATCTCCCAGAATGCCCTAAAGATAGATGATACTAGCTCCTCCTTCCCTCTATCTGATTTACTGACTATCCCCTAGATCACCCCACCCTAGCCTCGGTGTTGCTTAGGATATGgcctgggctggggcagaggctgccCAGCAAAAACAGAGATGGttatcttccttcttcttgtGTTCATGTAAACTAGGATCATCTTTTTCTGTTCTCAGGGCTCAAGATCCAGCTGCCGCcactgcttcttccccctccacTCCGGATCCTGCTTCAGCACCCTCCACCACGCCTGCTTCACCTGCCACCCCTGCCCAGCCCTCCACCTCTGGCAGTGCTACTTCAGAAGCTGGCAGTGGAAGCCggaggagcagtgggggagggccctcgccaggggctggggagggcccTCCCAATGCTACCGCATCCATACTCTGTAAGCCCTTAGGGAGAAGGACACTGTCCAGTTTGGGACTGGGGATTGGGGGAAAGCCAAAAGAAGGGATAAACATGGTTCCCACTCATGGAGATAGAGGACCCCTGGACATAGGGCTTCCCAAATAAAGGAACGATGGGCAAATGTTAGAGTGAGGGGAGAAATGGGGCTGGAGACATGGGGAACCCTAGGCGAGGATATTGTAGTTAAAGGCAAAAGTGGGTCCAACAGTAGCCAGTTGGGGATATTGATTTAGTCTTTCAAACAGCCATCAGTGGTTGCTCTctctgtgctcaggactgtgCCTGGCCCCCAACTTCTGCCACCAAAGAGGGTTAGGTCTAGCAGGCTGACTTCTCTGCCAGCAGTGGATCAGGGCTGGGGCTGTGGGAGTGACTGAAAAAGGGAGATGCAAGAAGCGGAGGGGGCCCATCCTGGAGACCCGAGCTCAGTGGCTCTGACCAGGTTGGGGAAGGGCTCCTGCAGCAGACTGTgactctgccccctccctgcagCTGGCTTTGGGGGCATCCTAGGCCTGGGCAGCCTGGGTCTGGGCTCTGCCAACTTCATGGAGCTACAGCAACAGATGCAGAGGCAGCTGATGTCCAACCCTGAGATGCTGTCACAGATCATGGAGAACCCCCTGGTTCAGGATATGATGTCTAACCCTGACCTGATGCGCCACATGATCATGGCCAACCCCCAGATGCAGCAACTGATGGAACGGAATCCCGAGATCAGCCACATGCTCAACAACCCTGAGCTCATGAGGCAGGTGGGTGTGAGAGAGGTTGGGGTTGGGGTGTGGGAGACACTTGGCACCCAGACATGCCTGCCTGGCCTTTCCCCACCCTGTCCTACCTTGATTTGTTCAGTAGCCATGTTTTGTACACTCGGAGTACCATAATGAAAAGATGCAGGCCTAGCTTTCCAGGAACTCCTGGTTTCCTAAAGGGAagtgggacagataggcaggCAATTATAATATAGTGTGATCAGTACTatcatagagagagtcagaggattTCCACAGAGAGTAGGTCTTGACTCTATGCTGGGGCTCCAAGGAGGCTCCCTAGAGGAACTGTCACCCAATCTGAGACCCAAGGGAGTTCCTGGGAATgaaccagaagaagaaaaagagaagagtgtTCAGGGATGAGGGGCAGCAAGTACAGAGGCCTGGGAGTAAAGGATGTTTGGGGAGCATTGTGTCTGGACAGGGGCAGGTGGGTCAGGGAGACCCAGGGGAGGCAGTTTTGTGTTGGTCTGTGGGAGCTTTATTTCATGGCTCAGTCCACTAGGGCACAAGGAAAGATGACCTCAGCAGAGTTGTGGACACCACTACTGGACTCACCAGAAGATAAGTTCAATTATGGCAAAGATTTGCAAGCGTTTTGTTCACTGTCTAGAATAATGCCAATGTATAGtagtcactcaataaatacttattgaatgacTAAATTATGGGATAAGAGCTCGTAGTTGTGTCTTAGACATAAGGTGTCCTAGAAGGGGAAAGTGTGGAACAAATTTtggaagaaagacaggaaaggcaTTGGATGGGAACAAGAAGTAGTCatgctcattttctttatcaTGTACTGCTGTCCCCTGGAGATGACACAGTCCACCCCTTATTGAGAGTGAGCCATTGGCTGTAAAGAAAAAGCCCCCATCCTGTGTCTCAAATGCAGTCAGGCCAGAGAGGATGTTGGTAGCATTGTCCCAGTTGAATCTTTTCCCTCTTCAACATGTCATCGACCAGGAAGCACAGTAGGGCATTGATCAGAGAGACCAGCCTAGCTTTGAAAGCTGGCTCCCTCCTCAACTTGTCATTGACTGGGAAGCACAGTAGGGCATTGATCAGAGAGGCCAGCCTAGCTTTGAAAGCTGGCTTCACCACTAACTGGCTCTGCATTCCCAGGCAGTGAGTCTCTGAGCCTATTTTCTCAGCTGCAAAATAGTGACAAGAAATACCTATATGGGACTATTATTTTGGAGATTAAATGACCTGAATTCTGTAAATTATTTAGTCTAGTGCCTATGTCATAGGTGCTCAATAGATGTTAATTTTctcttctgcctcctcccctttctcatgtccattctttttttttttcttttaaaataaagaacaagtaaatttattttattttattattattatttttaatattttatttattgatttttagagagaggggagagagaaagagagagagagagagaaaggggaggagcaggaagcatcaactcccatatgtgccttgaccaggcaagcccagggtttcgaaccggcaacctcagtgttccaggtcgatgccttatcccactgcaccaccacaggtcaggctctcatgTCCATTCTTGATTTCCTTGTGTTCCCTGATCCCTGATACTCCTGAACCTGTGGGAGGGAAGCTACTGCCCTCACCGCTTCTGATATCATTGTACCTCACTAGAAAAGCCAACCAGAATGGGGAAAGCCACAGGAAAACAGAGTTGGAGGCAAGATGACAGTACTTAGGAAGGAGGTGTAGTTAACCCTACTCTCTGTCACTGTAGGGCAGATCCGGGGCTCTGGATCCTGGTCCTGATGCACGCCTTCTCCTTAGGGCCTACCCTTTGCCACATTTGGTGCTTCCCTGGTTCCAGGGCccattctgtgtctctgccttctcCACCAGACGATGGAGCTTGCTCGGAATCCAGCCATGATGCAGGAGATGATGCGGAACCAGGACCGGGCCCTCAGTAATCTGGAGAGCATCCCTGGAGGGTATAATGCTCTTCGCCGCATGTACACGGACATCCAGGAGCCCATGTTCAGTGCTGCCCGGGAACAGGTgggcccaggggcaggggcagtgggATGGCTCTCTGGGCCCAAGATTCCCTACCTGCAGACCTAGGTGAGCCTGGGGTACTGTccgcttctctttccttccccagtcaccccacccccaccctgaggGTGGATCTTGACTTGAAAACAGTTCTCACAATGCCTAGCCAGGGATGGTCCAACTTGGCATGGGAATAGGCACTGGGGCAGAAGGTAGCAGAGTTCCCCAGGGAAGTGGGTGGAGCATAGAGTCCAAGGGATTCGATGTTGTTCTCACACACTTATGGCACCAGAGGCTCAGAGGTTGTGGGGCAGGTCTGGGGTCAAACAGCCAATCCCAGAACAATGTCTCAAGCGTAGTCCATAGATCACCTGTGTCAAAATCACCTGGGAAGCTTGTTAATGATGGGATTCCTGGTCCCCACCTTTGAGCTACTTATTGACTCAATCTCTGGAATCAGCTTCTGGgaatatgtactttaaaaaatgctttatgaattcttttcaaatatataacaaatatagatttaaaaatagagCATTCTGTTGTATCTATGTTGCTCTAATGTTGCCATATATAGTTTCAGTgccttttttggttcttttttcaaAGTTAATTTGCATTCAATATGTTACACATTTATATGTTTCAAATTAAAAGGTATACAaggtaaataaaatgatattttaagagTATGGAAAGGAATACAAGCTCAATAAATTATGCAAAAAGAATCCTATTTTCTTCTTCCAACTACCACTTTCCTATCCCAAGTtaacaaatgttaatattttgtatattttcctagacatatttaatatttgcaaataagaCATTATAGATAGAATAGCAGACTTTATCCAGTCTTCCCCCACCTTagggctttctttcctcctccagaGCTAATTACCACTCTGAAGTTGGTGTTAGTCATTTTGATTCTATTACCTACATATATATCCATGGACAagctgtagttttgtttttcaactttATAGAAGTGGTACCATGCTGTTCATGTAATTTTTaacttgcttttaaatttttaaaaaatgttttattgaagtGACAGAAAGGTGCACATAAGTGTATAGCTTGAAGGATTTTCACAAACTGAACActgccccctcccacacacacacaaacacacaccagtGCTCAGGTGGGAGGGTGGGATCTCatgttattttttccttgtggaAAGGAAAAAGCACGATATCCCAGGTGGCCTGTGATATTCCAATGCCTCTGTCCCACATCAGGTCTCCACAAATGAGTGTGTGTCTTTCTGACTATGCAGTCCCACTGGTCTGGTTGTCTGTCCCTGTAGTGATAATCTTGTCTTATTTAAGTCTGAGCATCTAGTGGAGTGAATCCCGACCTTATTCTTCAACATCATCTTGGTTATTTTGGAGATTGCTCTTTCAAATTTAAGAAACTGCTTGTAGGGATcaattatgaatttttaaaggaatttatttgtttattttaaattttatttaagtatttaaaatgtatatcaaAGTAACGCATTCATCTAGTTTAAAAATGGTATTGTTGAGAGAGGCTTGTAACAATCACTCTAGctgattctgatgcacactcaGGTGTGAGAGCCACTGGTTTAGTGAAAAGAACGTAGCATTTGGCATCAACAAAGCTGGGTTCAAATACCTACTCCACCATTTTCtagtaataagattttttttttttgtatttttctgaagttggaaatgg from Saccopteryx leptura isolate mSacLep1 chromosome 2, mSacLep1_pri_phased_curated, whole genome shotgun sequence carries:
- the UBQLN4 gene encoding ubiquilin-4 isoform X2; amino-acid sequence: MAELSGAETRPPIRVTVKTPKDKEEIVICDRASVKEFKEEISRRFKAQQDQLVLIFAGKILKDGDTLNQHGIKDGLTVHLVIKTPQKAQDPAAATASSPSTPDPASAPSTTPASPATPAQPSTSGSATSEAGSGSRRSSGGGPSPGAGEGPPNATASILSGFGGILGLGSLGLGSANFMELQQQMQRQLMSNPEMLSQIMENPLVQDMMSNPDLMRHMIMANPQMQQLMERNPEISHMLNNPELMRQTMELARNPAMMQEMMRNQDRALSNLESIPGGYNALRRMYTDIQEPMFSAAREQFGNNPFSSLTGNSDSSSSQPLRTENREPLPNPWSPSPPTSQAPGSGGEGTGGSGTSQVHPTVSNPFGINAASLGSGMFNSPEMQALLQQISENPQLMQNVISAPYMRSMMQTLAQNPDFAAQMMVNVPLFAGNPQLQEQLRLQLPVFLQQALLQIQQGLQTLQTEAPGLIPSLGSFGMSRTPIPSAGSNAGPVPEAPTSSPAPPATSPTGASSAQQQLMQQMIQLLAGGNSQVQTPEVRFQQQLEQLNAMGFINREANLQALIATGGDINAAIERLLGSQLS
- the UBQLN4 gene encoding ubiquilin-4 isoform X1; this encodes MAELSGAETRPPIRVTVKTPKDKEEIVICDRASVKEFKEEISRRFKAQQDQLVLIFAGKILKDGDTLNQHGIKDGLTVHLVIKTPQKAQDPAAATASSPSTPDPASAPSTTPASPATPAQPSTSGSATSEAGSGSRRSSGGGPSPGAGEGPPNATASILSGFGGILGLGSLGLGSANFMELQQQMQRQLMSNPEMLSQIMENPLVQDMMSNPDLMRHMIMANPQMQQLMERNPEISHMLNNPELMRQTMELARNPAMMQEMMRNQDRALSNLESIPGGYNALRRMYTDIQEPMFSAAREQFGNNPFSSLTGNSDSSSSQPLRTENREPLPNPWSPSPPTSQAPGSGGEGTGGSGTSQVHPTVSNPFGINAASLGSGMFNSPEMQALLQQISENPQLMQNVISAPYMRSMMQTLAQNPDFAAQMMVNVPLFAGNPQLQEQLRLQLPVFLQQMQNPESLSILTNPRAMQALLQIQQGLQTLQTEAPGLIPSLGSFGMSRTPIPSAGSNAGPVPEAPTSSPAPPATSPTGASSAQQQLMQQMIQLLAGGNSQVQTPEVRFQQQLEQLNAMGFINREANLQALIATGGDINAAIERLLGSQLS